A single window of Sceloporus undulatus isolate JIND9_A2432 ecotype Alabama unplaced genomic scaffold, SceUnd_v1.1 scaffold_14, whole genome shotgun sequence DNA harbors:
- the LOC121917273 gene encoding leucine-rich repeat-containing protein 30-like — translation MGGKNSKGQGKKSMMLLKRSQKLPLWEETLLSGKDPRTLLKCGLQYVSLSLIMKGMTRVPDFLWGLPQVQKLNLSHNQLVILPPALGTLDRLAVLNLCGNRMKSLPKEIGLLRNLKILFVNMNCLTEIPAEIGHCKKLEVLSLSHNRISHLPSSITELTNLRKLNLSNNRFIYIPLSVFALRNLDFLHVGCNKLENIGDSIQFLVHLQIFIADYNNIRSLPKSICLVTALELLNVDYNCIQTLPDELYLLHRLTKIAWNPMDKGFHISHNPLSKPLPQIIEGGLDALYSYLKDKNQIP, via the coding sequence ATGGGTGGAAAGAACTCCAAGGGCCAAGGGAAGAAAAGCATGATGCTGCTGAAGAGAAGCCAGAAGCTACCTCTgtgggaagaaactcttctttcTGGAAAAGACCCAAGAACACTTTTGAAGTGTGGACTACAGTATGTCAGTTTGAGCCTCATAATGAAGGGGATGACAAGGGTTCCTGACTTTTTATGGGGATTGCCACAGGTCCAGAAACTGAATCTCTCACACAATCAACTGGTGATCCTTCCTCCTGCTCTGGGCACACTTGACAGACTGGCAGTGCTTAACCTGTGTGGGAATCGTATGAAATCTCTACCAAAAGAGATTGGGCTGCTTAGAAACCTGAAGATTTTATTTGTCAATATGAACTGCCTGACTGAAATACCTGCAGAAATTGGACACTGCAAGAAGCTGGAGGTTTTGAGCCTTTCCCACAACCGTATCTCCCATCTCCCTTCAAGCATCACAGAACTGACAAACCTGAGAAAGCTGAATCTTAGCAACAATCGGTTCATTTACATTCCTCTAAGTGTTTTTGCATTGAGGAACTTAGATTTTTTACACGTAGGCTGCAATAAACTTGAGAACATTGGAGACAGTATCCAATTTCTAGTCCACCTGCAGATATTCATTGCTGACTATAACAATATCCGTTCCTTGCCAAAATCTATCTGCTTAGTCACTGCTCTTGAACTCCTAAATGTTGATTACAATTGTATCCAGACTCTCCCAGATGAACTCTATTTGCTGCATAGACTGACCAAAATTGCTTGGAATCCAATGGATAAGGGGTTCCATATTTCACACAACCCTTTGTCCAAACCACTGCCACAGATTATAGAAGGTGGACTGGATGCACTCTACAGCTATCTCAAAGATAAAAATCAGATCCCATAA